A genomic stretch from Camelus dromedarius isolate mCamDro1 chromosome 10, mCamDro1.pat, whole genome shotgun sequence includes:
- the TGFBR1 gene encoding TGF-beta receptor type-1 isoform X2: protein MEAAAAAPRPRLLLLVLAAATTLVPETTALQCFCHLCTKDNFTCVTDGLCFVSVTETTDKVIHNSMCIAEIDLIPRDRPFVCAPSSKTGSVTTTYCCNQDHCNKIELPTVGKPSSGLGPVELAAVIAGPVCFVCISLMLMVYICHNRTVIHHRVPNEEDPSLDRPFISEGTTLKDLIYDMTTSGSGSGLPLLVQRTIARTIVLQESIGKGRFGEVWRGKWRGEEVAVKIFSSREERSWFREAEIYQTVMLRHENILGFIAADNKDNGTWTQLWLVSDYHEHGSLFDYLNRYTVTVEGMIKLALSTASGLAHLHMEIVGTQGKPAIAHRDLKSKNILVKKNGTCCIADLGLAVRHDSATDTIDIAPNHRVGTKRYMAPEVLDDSINMKHFESFKRADIYAMGLVFWEIARRCSVGGIHEDYQLPYYDLVPSDPSVEEMRKVVCEQKLRPNIPNRWQSCEALRVMAKIMRECWYANGAARLTALRIKKTLSQLSQQEGIKM from the exons caTTACAGTGTTTCTGCCACCTTTGTACAAAAGACAATTTTACTTGTGTCACAGATGGGCTCTGCTTTGTCTCTGTCACAGAGACCACAGACAAAGTTATACACAATAGCATGTGTATAGCTGAGATCGACCTAATTCCGCGAGACAGGCCATTTGTATGTGCGCCATCTTCAAAAACTGGGTCTGTTACTACAACATATTGCTGCAATCAGGACCACTGCAATAAAATAGAACTCCCAACTGTTG GAAAGCCATCATCTGGCCTTGGTCCTGTTGAGTTGGCAGCTGTCATTGCTGGACCAGTCTGCTTCGTCTGCATCTCACTCATGTTGATGGTCTATATCTGCCATAACCGCACTGTCATTCACCATCGAGTGCCAAATGAAGAGGATCCTTCCTTAGATCGCCCTTTCATTTCAGAGGGTACTACGTTAAAAGATTTAATTTATGATATGACTACATCGGGTTCTGGATCAG gtTTACCGTTGCTTGTTCAGAGAACAATTGCAAGAACTATTGTGTTACAAGAAAGTATTGGCAAAGGTCGATTTGGAGAAGTTTGGCGAGGAAAATGGAGAGGCGAAGAAGTCGCTGTTAAAATATTCTCCTCTAGAGAAGAACGTTCATGGTTCCGTGAGGCAGAGATCTATCAGACTGTGATGTTACGTCATGAAAACATCTTGGGATTTATAGCAGCAGATAATAAAG ACAATGGTACATGGACTCAGCTCTGGTTGGTGTCAGATTATCATGAGCATGGATCCCTTTTTGATTATTTGAACAGATACACAGTTACTGTGGAAGGAATGATAAAACTCGCTCTGTCCACAGCAAGTGGACTTGCCCATCTTCACATGGAAATTGTTGGTACCCAAG gaAAACCAGCCATTGCTCATAGAGATTTGAAATCAAAGAATATCTTGGTAAAGAAGAATGGAACTTGCTGTATTGCAGACTTGGGACTGGCAGTAAGACATGATTCGGCCACTGATACAATTGATATTGCTCCAAACCACAGAGTGGGAACAAAAAG GTATATGGCCCCTGAAGTTCTTGATGATTCCATAAATATGAAACACTTTGAATCCTTCAAACGTGCTGACATCTATGCAATGGGCTTAGTATTCTGGGAAATAGCTCGACGATGTTCCGTTGGTG GAATTCATGAAGATTACCAGCTGCCTTACTATGATCTTGTACCTTCTGATCCATCAgttgaagaaatgagaaaagttgTTTGTGAACAGAAGTTAAGGCCAAATATTCCAAACAGATGGCAGAGCTGTGAA GCCTTGAGAGTGATGGCAAAAATTATGAGAGAATGTTGGTATGCCAATGGGGCAGCTAGGCTTACAGCTTTGCGGATTAAGAAAACATTGTCGCAGCTCAGTCAACAGGAAGgcatcaaaatgtaa
- the TGFBR1 gene encoding TGF-beta receptor type-1 isoform X1 — MEAAAAAPRPRLLLLVLAAATTLVPETTALQCFCHLCTKDNFTCVTDGLCFVSVTETTDKVIHNSMCIAEIDLIPRDRPFVCAPSSKTGSVTTTYCCNQDHCNKIELPTVGPFPGKPSSGLGPVELAAVIAGPVCFVCISLMLMVYICHNRTVIHHRVPNEEDPSLDRPFISEGTTLKDLIYDMTTSGSGSGLPLLVQRTIARTIVLQESIGKGRFGEVWRGKWRGEEVAVKIFSSREERSWFREAEIYQTVMLRHENILGFIAADNKDNGTWTQLWLVSDYHEHGSLFDYLNRYTVTVEGMIKLALSTASGLAHLHMEIVGTQGKPAIAHRDLKSKNILVKKNGTCCIADLGLAVRHDSATDTIDIAPNHRVGTKRYMAPEVLDDSINMKHFESFKRADIYAMGLVFWEIARRCSVGGIHEDYQLPYYDLVPSDPSVEEMRKVVCEQKLRPNIPNRWQSCEALRVMAKIMRECWYANGAARLTALRIKKTLSQLSQQEGIKM, encoded by the exons caTTACAGTGTTTCTGCCACCTTTGTACAAAAGACAATTTTACTTGTGTCACAGATGGGCTCTGCTTTGTCTCTGTCACAGAGACCACAGACAAAGTTATACACAATAGCATGTGTATAGCTGAGATCGACCTAATTCCGCGAGACAGGCCATTTGTATGTGCGCCATCTTCAAAAACTGGGTCTGTTACTACAACATATTGCTGCAATCAGGACCACTGCAATAAAATAGAACTCCCAACTGTTG GCCCTTTTCCAGGAAAGCCATCATCTGGCCTTGGTCCTGTTGAGTTGGCAGCTGTCATTGCTGGACCAGTCTGCTTCGTCTGCATCTCACTCATGTTGATGGTCTATATCTGCCATAACCGCACTGTCATTCACCATCGAGTGCCAAATGAAGAGGATCCTTCCTTAGATCGCCCTTTCATTTCAGAGGGTACTACGTTAAAAGATTTAATTTATGATATGACTACATCGGGTTCTGGATCAG gtTTACCGTTGCTTGTTCAGAGAACAATTGCAAGAACTATTGTGTTACAAGAAAGTATTGGCAAAGGTCGATTTGGAGAAGTTTGGCGAGGAAAATGGAGAGGCGAAGAAGTCGCTGTTAAAATATTCTCCTCTAGAGAAGAACGTTCATGGTTCCGTGAGGCAGAGATCTATCAGACTGTGATGTTACGTCATGAAAACATCTTGGGATTTATAGCAGCAGATAATAAAG ACAATGGTACATGGACTCAGCTCTGGTTGGTGTCAGATTATCATGAGCATGGATCCCTTTTTGATTATTTGAACAGATACACAGTTACTGTGGAAGGAATGATAAAACTCGCTCTGTCCACAGCAAGTGGACTTGCCCATCTTCACATGGAAATTGTTGGTACCCAAG gaAAACCAGCCATTGCTCATAGAGATTTGAAATCAAAGAATATCTTGGTAAAGAAGAATGGAACTTGCTGTATTGCAGACTTGGGACTGGCAGTAAGACATGATTCGGCCACTGATACAATTGATATTGCTCCAAACCACAGAGTGGGAACAAAAAG GTATATGGCCCCTGAAGTTCTTGATGATTCCATAAATATGAAACACTTTGAATCCTTCAAACGTGCTGACATCTATGCAATGGGCTTAGTATTCTGGGAAATAGCTCGACGATGTTCCGTTGGTG GAATTCATGAAGATTACCAGCTGCCTTACTATGATCTTGTACCTTCTGATCCATCAgttgaagaaatgagaaaagttgTTTGTGAACAGAAGTTAAGGCCAAATATTCCAAACAGATGGCAGAGCTGTGAA GCCTTGAGAGTGATGGCAAAAATTATGAGAGAATGTTGGTATGCCAATGGGGCAGCTAGGCTTACAGCTTTGCGGATTAAGAAAACATTGTCGCAGCTCAGTCAACAGGAAGgcatcaaaatgtaa
- the TGFBR1 gene encoding TGF-beta receptor type-1 isoform X3 gives MCIAEIDLIPRDRPFVCAPSSKTGSVTTTYCCNQDHCNKIELPTVGPFPGKPSSGLGPVELAAVIAGPVCFVCISLMLMVYICHNRTVIHHRVPNEEDPSLDRPFISEGTTLKDLIYDMTTSGSGSGLPLLVQRTIARTIVLQESIGKGRFGEVWRGKWRGEEVAVKIFSSREERSWFREAEIYQTVMLRHENILGFIAADNKDNGTWTQLWLVSDYHEHGSLFDYLNRYTVTVEGMIKLALSTASGLAHLHMEIVGTQGKPAIAHRDLKSKNILVKKNGTCCIADLGLAVRHDSATDTIDIAPNHRVGTKRYMAPEVLDDSINMKHFESFKRADIYAMGLVFWEIARRCSVGGIHEDYQLPYYDLVPSDPSVEEMRKVVCEQKLRPNIPNRWQSCEALRVMAKIMRECWYANGAARLTALRIKKTLSQLSQQEGIKM, from the exons ATGTGTATAGCTGAGATCGACCTAATTCCGCGAGACAGGCCATTTGTATGTGCGCCATCTTCAAAAACTGGGTCTGTTACTACAACATATTGCTGCAATCAGGACCACTGCAATAAAATAGAACTCCCAACTGTTG GCCCTTTTCCAGGAAAGCCATCATCTGGCCTTGGTCCTGTTGAGTTGGCAGCTGTCATTGCTGGACCAGTCTGCTTCGTCTGCATCTCACTCATGTTGATGGTCTATATCTGCCATAACCGCACTGTCATTCACCATCGAGTGCCAAATGAAGAGGATCCTTCCTTAGATCGCCCTTTCATTTCAGAGGGTACTACGTTAAAAGATTTAATTTATGATATGACTACATCGGGTTCTGGATCAG gtTTACCGTTGCTTGTTCAGAGAACAATTGCAAGAACTATTGTGTTACAAGAAAGTATTGGCAAAGGTCGATTTGGAGAAGTTTGGCGAGGAAAATGGAGAGGCGAAGAAGTCGCTGTTAAAATATTCTCCTCTAGAGAAGAACGTTCATGGTTCCGTGAGGCAGAGATCTATCAGACTGTGATGTTACGTCATGAAAACATCTTGGGATTTATAGCAGCAGATAATAAAG ACAATGGTACATGGACTCAGCTCTGGTTGGTGTCAGATTATCATGAGCATGGATCCCTTTTTGATTATTTGAACAGATACACAGTTACTGTGGAAGGAATGATAAAACTCGCTCTGTCCACAGCAAGTGGACTTGCCCATCTTCACATGGAAATTGTTGGTACCCAAG gaAAACCAGCCATTGCTCATAGAGATTTGAAATCAAAGAATATCTTGGTAAAGAAGAATGGAACTTGCTGTATTGCAGACTTGGGACTGGCAGTAAGACATGATTCGGCCACTGATACAATTGATATTGCTCCAAACCACAGAGTGGGAACAAAAAG GTATATGGCCCCTGAAGTTCTTGATGATTCCATAAATATGAAACACTTTGAATCCTTCAAACGTGCTGACATCTATGCAATGGGCTTAGTATTCTGGGAAATAGCTCGACGATGTTCCGTTGGTG GAATTCATGAAGATTACCAGCTGCCTTACTATGATCTTGTACCTTCTGATCCATCAgttgaagaaatgagaaaagttgTTTGTGAACAGAAGTTAAGGCCAAATATTCCAAACAGATGGCAGAGCTGTGAA GCCTTGAGAGTGATGGCAAAAATTATGAGAGAATGTTGGTATGCCAATGGGGCAGCTAGGCTTACAGCTTTGCGGATTAAGAAAACATTGTCGCAGCTCAGTCAACAGGAAGgcatcaaaatgtaa